Proteins from a genomic interval of Danio rerio strain Tuebingen ecotype United States chromosome 4, GRCz12tu, whole genome shotgun sequence:
- the LOC137489913 gene encoding uncharacterized protein isoform X4: protein MKNLIEENEGSIKEEHHVKIEEKANLQTDGIVKRRDKNCFTCTCTQCKKSLTSKSKLKIQKPLTCTQCGKSFSQSSHLNQHMMIHTGEKPFTCTQCGKSFSQSSSLNRHRRIHTGEKPFTCTQCRKSFNCSLHLNLHMRIHTGEKPFKCSQCGKSFSQSSQLNRHMMIHTGEKPFTCTQCGKSFTCSSDLNKHKRIHTGEKPFTCTQCGKSFNRSSNLNQHMRIHTGEKPFTCTQCRKSFSHSSSLNQHMRIHTGEKPFTCTQCGKSFSKLSSINKHMISHTGEIPFTCT from the coding sequence acctaattgaagagaatgaggggagtataaaggaggaacatcatgtcaaaattgaggaaaaagctaatttacagactgatggtattgtAAAAAGAAGAGACAAGAATTGTTTCACCTGCACCTGCACTCAGTGTAAAAAGAGTTTGacaagcaaaagcaaacttaagattcagAAACCATTaacatgcactcaatgtgggaaaagtttcagccaatcatcacaccttaatcaacacatgatgatccacactggagagaaaccattcacatgcactcagtgtgggaagagtttcagccaatcatcatcccttaatcgacacagaaggatccacactggagagaaaccattcacatgcactcaatgcaggaagagttttaactgctctttacaccttaatctacacatgaggatccacactggagagaaaccattcaaatgcagtcagtgtgggaagagtttcagccaatcatcacaacTTAATAggcacatgatgatccacactggagagaaaccattcacctgcactcagtgtgggaagagttttacctgctcatcagaccttaataaacacaagaggattcacactggagagaaaccattcacatgcacacagtgtgggaagagttttaaccgctcatcaaaccttaatcaacacatgaggatccacactggagagaaaccattcacatgcactcagtgtaggaagagtttcagccactcatcatcccttaatcaacacatgaggatacacactggagagaaaccattcacatgcactcagtgtgggaagagttttagcaaaTTATCATctattaataaacacatgattagccacactggagagataccattcacttgcacttag
- the LOC137489913 gene encoding uncharacterized protein isoform X3, whose product MAFIKEESEDVKIEETFTVKQEDLQEQTDLIEENEGSIKEEHHVKIEEKANLQTDGIVKRRDKNCFTCTCTQCKKSLTSKSKLKIQKPLTCTQCGKSFSQSSHLNQHMMIHTGEKPFTCTQCGKSFSQSSSLNRHRRIHTGEKPFTCTQCRKSFNCSLHLNLHMRIHTGEKPFKCSQCGKSFSQSSQLNRHMMIHTGEKPFTCTQCGKSFTCSSDLNKHKRIHTGEKPFTCTQCGKSFNRSSNLNQHMRIHTGEKPFTCTQCRKSFSHSSSLNQHMRIHTGEKPFTCTQCGKSFSKLSSINKHMISHTGEIPFTCT is encoded by the coding sequence acctaattgaagagaatgaggggagtataaaggaggaacatcatgtcaaaattgaggaaaaagctaatttacagactgatggtattgtAAAAAGAAGAGACAAGAATTGTTTCACCTGCACCTGCACTCAGTGTAAAAAGAGTTTGacaagcaaaagcaaacttaagattcagAAACCATTaacatgcactcaatgtgggaaaagtttcagccaatcatcacaccttaatcaacacatgatgatccacactggagagaaaccattcacatgcactcagtgtgggaagagtttcagccaatcatcatcccttaatcgacacagaaggatccacactggagagaaaccattcacatgcactcaatgcaggaagagttttaactgctctttacaccttaatctacacatgaggatccacactggagagaaaccattcaaatgcagtcagtgtgggaagagtttcagccaatcatcacaacTTAATAggcacatgatgatccacactggagagaaaccattcacctgcactcagtgtgggaagagttttacctgctcatcagaccttaataaacacaagaggattcacactggagagaaaccattcacatgcacacagtgtgggaagagttttaaccgctcatcaaaccttaatcaacacatgaggatccacactggagagaaaccattcacatgcactcagtgtaggaagagtttcagccactcatcatcccttaatcaacacatgaggatacacactggagagaaaccattcacatgcactcagtgtgggaagagttttagcaaaTTATCATctattaataaacacatgattagccacactggagagataccattcacttgcacttag